The Lates calcarifer isolate ASB-BC8 unplaced genomic scaffold, TLL_Latcal_v3 _unitig_1496_quiver_1075, whole genome shotgun sequence region actgtttctgttcacttttgtttcctgcagatttattCTGTCTATACATATGTGTGCGTAGAATTTTTAAACTTAGTTgtcatgtcttatgacagatacctcgctatctgttatcctctacaatataacacaTGTATGACAACTAAAAAAGTTGCAAAGCTTATTGTAGTAACATGGCTAATCCCGTTTCTTGCAATAGTGGTTTTGGTATCATTAAGTTtgtctttacagctgtgtgggaaCATTATTGGTAAAGTCTTCTGTGACAATTATTCTGTTGTCAAACTGGCCTGCTCTGACACCAgagtaaataacatttatggACTCATTTACTTAGTTATCTCGATCATTATTCCTCTCATTTTAATCCTTTTCTCTTACATGAAGAttcttaaagtttgtttttctggttctaaacagaccagacaaaaagctgtcagtacctgcacacctcaccttgcTTCTCTGCTCAACTTCTCTTTTGGAGTTTGCTTCGAAGTGTTACAGAGCAGGTTTAATATGAGTGGCGTACCAAATGTATTGCAAATTTTTCTATCATTATACTTTCTTACATGTCAGCCGCTCTTCAACCCTATACTGTATGGACTGAAAACGTCTAAAATCCGTAACATATTTGTCCatcatgtcttatgacagatacCTTGCTACGTTTTTCCtatacaataaaacacactgcaccATGGTTATATTCTTTTCTTGCAGTTTTTATTGCAGTATCCTTGGGGTCCACTTTACAGCTGTCTGTGACTATCATTCATACACTTTTATGTGGAAACTGCTCCATTTTCAAACTGGCCTGCTCTGACACCAGAGTGAATGACACTTATGGACTTATGGTCTTTCTGATAGTGTTTGGTCCTTTGATTTTACTTTACTACTTTACTTTGTACACTTTCTTTTGGTTGTTGTCTTCAAATATTATTTAACGTGTGATGTAAACACTGCCCCAAATGTATTAATATATTGCATTGTATTGATTTATATGTCTAGTATAAAGAgtgtggtctagacctgctttgTTTGAAAACTCCCTTGAGATaatttctgttgtgatttggcactatataaatactAACTAACATTTATTGttatctgtgtgtatgaaaaGATATGAGGACTTGGCATATTTGAAAATTATGCAATTACATCCAAAGATTTTGGGTTGActtaaaacagattaaaaaaatgaagctCAAATTTTTCTTGTGGTTGTTGGTGTTTATGTTTTGTCTCTAGaaagaaaatatctgtttttaaacCTCACTACCCCcagttcaaacagaaaaaaatctgtacagGGGGAGGTAACATGATGCCtgctataaataaaaatatttaagatGTGTTGTTCCTCCAAAAGACAGTGATTCAAATAGAATGTTTAATGTAACTCTATTACTTTTTGATGGATGTTGTGGGGTTTTTTTAAGGTAAACATGAAAATGATCCTGTAGTGTGACTGTAAGATGTATATGcatgaaataaacatttctaaacTAACATCTGGAACTATCTGCAAAGCCTTTTGGCATTATTTTACACATAGTTATGTAACAAATATGACGTTTTAAAATACACAAGACTTGTTCAATAATAACAGGAAGTTAAATTTTTTTGAAAATTGTGTCctgcagtgtgacactgaagaCCACgatttttaaacaaaagttTCATGGACAAAGTATGGGTCCTTTTATCATTTCAGGACCAGCAAGTCCCCCACATATTTGACTATAATGTTACGTTTCTAAGGTGAGACTTAATCTCTTATTAAGTCAGCAAATTTAATACTGTCCACGAAACAATTATCGCAGCCATTTCTGTTATTCCTTACTGTTCTACTCtgttctacttttttttaaaaatccctttgtaatattaaaaacagaatatttataCAGTTAGCAAAATGCTAAGCTTCCCTTTAAATGTCCCTAAATGTCATGTTGTTTGACATACAGAAGTCAGTTGTGTTATTTGTTAcatgtctgctttttttttaatgtaggcTGCCTAAAGCATGTGACAtcttttcaatacattttaaagGCTTTATGAAGGTTTGATCAATCATAACCTCATGTCTTATTTAATTTAACTGTCACAATTCTACTAGTGTGAGCAATAAAAGAGGTTACAACT contains the following coding sequences:
- the LOC108889239 gene encoding olfactory receptor 11A1-like, with amino-acid sequence MIALQAKMRMKMNSTQVSYFTLSAYFDTGPFKYIYFLIITLLYILIICANIFLVVIICMNRSLHEPMYLFLCSLFVNELYGSTGLFPFLLLQILSDIHTVSVHFCFLQIYSVYTYVCVEFLNLVVMSYDRYLAICYPLQYNTCMTTKKVAKLIVVTWLIPFLAIVVLVSLSLSLQLCGNIIGKVFCDNYSVVKLACSDTRVNNIYGLIYLVISIIIPLILILFSYMKILKVCFSGSKQTRQKAVSTCTPHLASLLNFSFGVCFEVLQSRFNMSGVPNVLQIFLSLYFLTCQPLFNPILYGLKTSKIRNIFVHHVL